A stretch of the Planctomycetota bacterium genome encodes the following:
- a CDS encoding BON domain-containing protein, with protein MSRESLLENWQSSPEESTATTHDLERRVRSFLATRSEPGLRRIDIDAEGGRVTLRGLVRSFYERQLAVHCCRRVAGVTEVIDQLNVQRG; from the coding sequence ATGTCGCGCGAGTCGCTGCTCGAAAACTGGCAGTCAAGCCCCGAGGAGAGCACCGCAACGACGCACGATCTGGAACGGCGGGTTCGCTCGTTCCTGGCCACGCGCAGCGAACCAGGTCTGCGCCGCATCGACATCGACGCCGAAGGGGGTCGTGTCACCCTGCGTGGACTGGTCCGCTCGTTTTATGAACGGCAATTGGCCGTCCATTGCTGCCGCCGGGTCGCCGGCGTGACCGAAGTGATCGACCAGTTGAACGTACAGCGCGGTTAA